Proteins encoded within one genomic window of Granulicella pectinivorans:
- a CDS encoding YqjF family protein, with the protein MMSSILMSVAHRPYPLPSGQWRLTQRWNDLLFAHWPVAVEEMARLLPEGLEVDTFDGWAWVGVVPFWMDRVKTRTVGEVALGTPGASSFPELNVRTYVRSKATGLVGVFFFSLDAASLLAVVGARTLFSLPYYWAEMSRVTTEEGVEYASRRLFTRTSARFEASYRGDGPVMAASLPGSIEHFLTERYALFTLRGGRFAVGHIQHLPWPLQPAVAEIRFNDVAAAHGIALPLCAPILHYAGSIEVILWGLRPDRDDWLVRV; encoded by the coding sequence ATGATGTCCTCGATCCTGATGAGTGTTGCGCACCGGCCTTATCCTCTGCCCTCGGGGCAGTGGCGTTTGACGCAGCGTTGGAACGATCTTTTGTTTGCGCATTGGCCGGTGGCGGTGGAGGAGATGGCGCGGCTGCTGCCGGAGGGATTGGAGGTCGACACTTTCGATGGATGGGCGTGGGTGGGGGTGGTGCCTTTCTGGATGGATAGGGTGAAGACGCGGACGGTGGGGGAGGTGGCGCTGGGGACGCCGGGGGCGAGTTCGTTTCCGGAACTGAATGTGCGGACCTATGTGCGGTCGAAGGCTACAGGGCTGGTGGGGGTGTTCTTCTTTTCGCTGGATGCGGCGAGCCTGCTGGCCGTGGTGGGGGCTCGGACGCTGTTTTCGCTGCCGTATTACTGGGCGGAGATGTCTCGGGTGACCACGGAGGAGGGGGTGGAGTATGCGAGCCGCCGGCTTTTCACGCGGACATCGGCACGGTTCGAGGCGAGCTATCGGGGGGATGGGCCGGTGATGGCGGCGAGTCTCCCGGGGTCGATCGAACACTTTCTGACGGAGCGGTATGCGCTGTTTACGCTACGCGGAGGACGCTTTGCGGTGGGGCACATTCAACACCTGCCGTGGCCGTTGCAGCCGGCCGTGGCGGAGATTCGTTTCAATGACGTCGCCGCGGCGCATGGCATTGCTCTGCCGCTTTGCGCGCCTATCCTGCACTATGCCGGCTCGATCGAGGTGATCCTGTGGGGCCTGCGACCGGATCGCGATGACTGGCTCGTAAGGGTTTGA